The genomic DNA CCTTGTCCTCACTTTTCATACACTAATCTTGTCCATTTCTCTCCTAAGAGCATTAGCCCTCACCAAACTCCCAATTGTATTCACAGCCAGCTTAATATCCTCCAATGGATTCCCTGGTGCAACCTTCTTGTACAAATAGCTATCAAATGTCATCTTCTGCACATACTCATCAGCACACATCTCCACGAAAGCCTCCCTGGCCGGGTTCGACCTGTAAAACACCTTCTGTAAAACATCAAGCACCTTGTATGTTGGCCAATATGCCTTATCCCATTTCTCCAAGTACTTTCTCAAATCCCCTTCATCAATCATCCTCTTCCCCTTCTCCGATCCTTCCACTATTGCCTCAGCACACATTCTCCCGCTCTTAGCGGCGAAATAAATCCCCTCGCCCGAACATTTTGTGACATAACCAGCCGCGTCGCCAACCAGGGCGACACGGTCAGCTAGTCTTTTCGGGCGTGGGTGCTCAGGAATTGGATGAGCCTCAACACGAATAATCTTTCCTCCTAGAATCTTATCCTTAGCTCTCAACCTAGTTGCCAGCTGGAACTTCTTAATATCACCCTTGTGAGTAACCGTTCCAGTACCAACCGCCACGTGGTCACATTTCGGAAACACCCATCCGTAAAAATCAGGGGACACGTCATCACCAACATACATCTCCGCGAGATCCTCATAATACCTCATTTTCTCATCCGGAATCTTAATTCTCTCCTGGAATGCAATTGCATACTCGTAATCCCCGGCACCAATTGATTTAGCAACACGGGAATTGGCACCATCAGCGCCAATTACCGCGTCGACTTCCAAGGTTTCACGTTTCCCACTAGCACCCGTCTTCCCATCATACTTAGTATAATGAAGTACATAAGGGGCAGTCTTATCAACAGGCTTGTCCATTTTAAGAAACAACCCGTTAATAACAGACGCACCCGAGTCAGAAGCCCGGGTGCGTAAGTAATCATCGAGAACCTCTCGACGAACCATTCCAATATACTCATGTGGCTTAAGTGTTTGACCAATGTCAACCGCCACATTCGAAGGTGAAATCATTTTCATCTTCGTAACACGTCTGTCAATAATATCTAACGGAAGATCAAACTCTCCAACCATACATAACGGAATAGCACCGCCACAAGGCTTGCAATTATCCATCTTGCGTTCAATCAGGAACGTTTCGATGCCGCCTTTAGCGAGAGTTTCGGCGGCTGCGCCGCCAGCAGGGCCACCACCAATGACAGCAACACGGAGATTACGGCCAGTGACTTTAGGGCTGAATTTACCGGCGGAGATGCGGAGAGGGCGGTAAGTTAGGGTGGTGGGACGGTGGGAGATGACGGTGGTTTCCGGTGAGGATTGACGGAGGCCGGTGAAGGTTTTGAGGGCAATAGAAGTGGCCATTTTGTGTAAGTGTGTGTTTGTGGTGGGAGTGTGTTGAGTTTAGAGAGTTGTGTTTTTATTGTTTTGTTGGATATGGTTGCTGATATGTGGAGTTATGGACCGTTGGATTGTACAGATGGACGGTGGAAATCGAGTGTAGATAATGGGGATAGATTTCGTTTTTGGGTTATTGAAGTGATAGACTGTGGAGTGTGGCAGTGTTCGATGCTGCATGTCTCTGCGTGGTCTAGAAAGTGACGCGTCATGCTACTTGTGGCTTTAAAATACTCTCCTCTTGTTTAAATTTCAggtaatttttaaaaaatataattttctgtaaaattatttacaattttatcaaattttgaaaatatttacgATACTATTTTTTTcctaaaatatttgtaaaaatacgaGATTACATTTTGCCTAAATTGTATAATTGTTTTATATTGTATGTCAGGTTACACTTTATTTTACATTTTAAATTGCAAATTATGTTGCAAATTTGTTAAACGTATTTTCTCAAATATGTTTTAAAATTCAAGTTCAAATGTGCTTGTAAGATGGTTTTAAATTTACAGAAAGTacttttataaatatttttgaaaaaatataatCCTTTTGTAAACAAATTGTAAAACTTGAGTATTTCTAAGAAAATCTCTtaaatttattttacttttaatgGATAAATCCCTAATAAAATaagcaaaaaattaaaaaatcaaaaccAGTTGTGTAGCTGTTGTTTGAGTAGAACTCCATTTACGAACTCATTCTTAAGAGCATATGCATCCGTTTGCTCCATCAATTCATCAGTTGAATCAATGGCGTTAATTATTATTTACCCAAAATCAacttttttataaattttatacaCCCACAAAACTCCATCAACATCAAttattattcataaaataaaaaatacattatattaaCAATCTTACTTGATAAAATAGATTAAATATCCATTATTAACGGTCCCACAAATAAAATTCTTGAAAGTAATAATAAACTATGGATAATTTCATATTTTCTTAATGAGATTGTTGATAATTTAAGATTTTTGAATAgattttattgaatcatattctGACACATGTCTTGATTTAAATTTATAGATTAACAAAATCTTTATAAATAACatcattttataaaattatagtcATCTCAAAATCATTTCCATTCTTTAAAATTAAGAGAAATTTTGCAGCAATGAATTCATTAAGAAGATTGTCGAACCAAAGACAAACACACAATCAAGAAGAGGCCGAAATTATGAATAGTATGGTGAATGAAGCGGCAATGGTGATGGAGTTCATCGATACTTCAGATCAACCGCAAGGACGCAGCTCACGACGTGGAAAATCTTCCAATCACCCTAGGCATATGTTATCAAGAGAAAAACAAATCTCATGACACAGTATTTCGTTGATCATCCAATATTTAGTGAAAGCGACTTTACTCGGAGGTATCAAATGCACCCCCGGTGTTTTTAATCGTATCATGACATCTTTTTATGCTCAAGATTCTTATTGACATAAAAAATAAGATGCAACTGGATTATTAGGGTTGCTACCCCAACAAAAGATTACTGATGCACTACGAATGCTAGCTTACGGTGCTGCTGCCGATCAATGGACTGGAAATATGTAGAATGGAAGAATCAACTACACTTGATTGCATGAAAAAATTCTGCTAGCAAGTAGAAGGACTCTTTGGTAAAAAGTACCTTCGTGCTCCGACACCGGCAGATATACAAAGAGGCTTCTAGCAAGGGGCGAATACAGTGAATTTCCAGGTATGATCGAAAGTATTGATTGTATGCACTGGGAGTGGAAGAATTGTCCAAGTGGTTGGGGAGGGGCTTATAGCGACCGGAAAGAACGCCTTACTATCATTTCAGAGGCAGTCGCTTCATATGAAACTTGGGTGTGGCACGACTTTTTCGGTGTGCCTGGAGCTCAAAATGATATAAAGTTTCTTGGTCAGTCTCCAGTATTTGATAAAGTTATCGCATGAGACAGCCCAACAGTGGTGTTTCACGTTAATGGAAAAAGATACAATAACGCTTATTATCTTGCTGATGGAATCTATCCTATATATTCAACATTTGTAAAAATTATAGCAAATCCTGCCACGCAATCGCAAACATTATTTTCTAAGAAGCAAGAGGCGTATCGTAAAGATGTTGAGAGGTGTTTCAGTATATTGCAATCTTGATGGGCTATTCTTCGTCACTGTGCTCGAATGCACAAGCGTTCAACacttataagtatcatgataacTTGCATCGTATTGCATAACATGATAGTTGAGGATGAATTTGTAGAAGAAGAATTTGTAAAAACGGTAGAAGAAGATCTAATGTATCCGTTAGTATCACAGGTTTATGATGGGCCAGTCGAATGTAATGGTGTTCGAATTCCTTTCGCACCAGTACAAAGAGATGGAAGAAATCAACAAGAATTTTGGGATCGTATTGAGAACTTAGAATCAACATATATCCATACAATGCTTCAAAATAATTTGGTAGAGCACAACTGGAAAATAGAAGCCAATCATTAATTGTAGATGTCAAAGTGTTATTTCTTGATATGTACGACTAGAACTTTGAAATAAATTTCTTTTCATtgaatttaaaaaaattgaacataaGAAAAATTAAAAACAGATTACATAGTCGGTTTGAAAAACAAAGTACATAGTTGAATTGAAAAACAAAGTACATAGTTGAATGAAAAAACAAAGTACATAGTTATATCTAATCATAATTTCCATCCTCAAAGCGAGGAACATAAGCACCCTCACTAGTAGTCTCATCATTTACTTGCTCCATTATCtcagccttctttcttctaaacCACTTTTTCGTATTATGAGTCATTTGACTAGTATCCATTGTCATGATCTTTGTTTGTTCCCTTAATTCTTCAATAGCCTCGCGTTTTGCCAACATTACTTCTTTCTTCCTCTGGTGCATCAAATGTTGCATGTCTTGCTTCCTTTCGTTTCTCAAACTCTAAAATCTCCCTTGACATTTGAAAGGTTTCCTGATCTCTTTTAATATTGGCTTTAATCACTTGTTTCTGATTACATTGCATATTATTAAAAATAGATATAGACATTTCCTCTTTTTTGGTCATACTTtattttcctttcccttttgctTGTTTGGACGCCTTCACCCCCATCGGTCTAACTGGACTAGAAGGACATTTTGTTTCTCGATTAGAATCTGGGGTAGCAAAACCTTTTCATCAACACCATCATCGCTATTCATATTGATTGGTGATTCTATTTGTGTTGGAAAGTTAAGGTGAAACAGATGAAAACTGATGGAAACATCTACAGGTTGAGGATGTGTTGTAACTATTTCGTAACATTCCCAATTTGTCTAATGTTTATTCATTTCCCTGAAATATAGTTCTTGAGATTGAGTTATCTAAAACATAACAAATAAAGAATATTAAGTTATCACACAAGTGATATaaatcatataaaaatatataaaaaatcttATCTCATCTACCAAATTGGTTCATGTTACACTGTATCTACTAGCTTGATTCTTTGCACATAACCTTTTTTTAGTGATCTCTCCAATGGTATCAGTGTTAGTCAAGAGCAATTTTTGAATGAAGCTCGGCATGAGAATTTTCCGGAGTGCCACACCAATTTTTGGCATAATCCTCATGAATTCTCCCCCATAAATTATTCTCGTTTAAATATCGACCGGTAATTGGATTAACAAATTATCGGGTCCAAAAAATATAAAATAGTAATTTTTCGAAGGGGAGTCAATTACTacccatttttttaaaaatgtatacatatttatataaaaaaaacaaaaaaaatgaaaagatATGAGTGTGTAAAAATTTACGTTACAAGTAAATCTGAATTTTGCAATTTATAAACTATAATATATGACcgttaaaaattgaaattataaTTGTTAAATTTTGGAGCTGTTATATAGCGGTTGAAATTTGAACTAAAACAGTAGCAAAAGCATCAGCAAAGCAAATATAAGTAATTTAAATAAGTCCAATTAAATTAATGGGGATCGGCAAGTCCATTGAAAATTAATGATCGAAGGGATGAATTAATGTTCAATCAATAATTGATGGAGTGAAAATCCCCCTGAATCCTACTTTTACACCCAACCATTAATAAAATTCATGAATTGCTTTTTTAATGATACACGTGCATATGCTCTCAGTGTTAGTGTGAATAATAACTCAGAAATGAAGATTTTCATTCCTGCCAACAAGCTTTATTATTGTGACTCAAAGAGTCCTTTGAGTCCTCTGAGTTAAATTTGA from Apium graveolens cultivar Ventura chromosome 5, ASM990537v1, whole genome shotgun sequence includes the following:
- the LOC141723628 gene encoding geranylgeranyl diphosphate reductase, chloroplastic yields the protein MATSIALKTFTGLRQSSPETTVISHRPTTLTYRPLRISAGKFSPKVTGRNLRVAVIGGGPAGGAAAETLAKGGIETFLIERKMDNCKPCGGAIPLCMVGEFDLPLDIIDRRVTKMKMISPSNVAVDIGQTLKPHEYIGMVRREVLDDYLRTRASDSGASVINGLFLKMDKPVDKTAPYVLHYTKYDGKTGASGKRETLEVDAVIGADGANSRVAKSIGAGDYEYAIAFQERIKIPDEKMRYYEDLAEMYVGDDVSPDFYGWVFPKCDHVAVGTGTVTHKGDIKKFQLATRLRAKDKILGGKIIRVEAHPIPEHPRPKRLADRVALVGDAAGYVTKCSGEGIYFAAKSGRMCAEAIVEGSEKGKRMIDEGDLRKYLEKWDKAYWPTYKVLDVLQKVFYRSNPAREAFVEMCADEYVQKMTFDSYLYKKVAPGNPLEDIKLAVNTIGSLVRANALRREMDKISV